A genomic segment from Streptomyces sp. NBC_00237 encodes:
- a CDS encoding carbohydrate ABC transporter permease, whose amino-acid sequence MNGVRERLASRAFTLTAVVIGVLWTTPTLGLLISSFRPEEEIKTTGWWTVFAAPHLTLDNYGEVLSGGGNGAGRLAEHFVNSLVITLPSVLFPLVLAFFAAYALAWIDFRGRDALVVGIFALQVVPLQMALVPLLKLFSQGWLFLPAWQLTGPARFGQVWFAHTVFALPFAVFLLHNFLAGLPRELIEAARVDGASHGTLLLRIVLPLARPALVSFAVIQFLWVWNDLLVALTLSGGTAETAPMTVRLASLAGTYGNEWQRLTAGAFVAAAVPLLVFFALRRHFARGLLAGSVKG is encoded by the coding sequence GTGAACGGCGTCCGGGAGCGGCTGGCCTCCCGCGCCTTCACGCTGACCGCCGTGGTGATCGGGGTCCTCTGGACGACGCCGACCCTCGGTCTGCTGATCTCCTCCTTCCGTCCCGAGGAGGAGATCAAGACGACGGGCTGGTGGACCGTGTTCGCTGCGCCGCACCTCACGCTCGACAACTACGGCGAGGTGCTGTCCGGCGGCGGGAACGGGGCGGGGCGGCTCGCGGAGCACTTCGTCAACTCCCTCGTCATCACCCTCCCCTCGGTGCTGTTCCCGCTCGTGCTGGCGTTCTTCGCGGCGTACGCCCTGGCGTGGATCGACTTCAGAGGGCGGGACGCGCTCGTCGTCGGCATCTTCGCGCTCCAGGTCGTACCCCTCCAGATGGCGCTCGTCCCCCTCCTGAAGCTGTTCTCCCAGGGCTGGCTGTTCCTGCCCGCGTGGCAGCTCACAGGGCCCGCGCGCTTCGGCCAGGTCTGGTTCGCCCACACGGTCTTCGCGCTGCCGTTCGCCGTGTTCCTCCTGCACAACTTCCTGGCGGGGCTGCCCAGGGAGCTGATCGAGGCCGCCCGCGTCGACGGCGCGTCGCACGGGACGCTGCTCTTGCGGATCGTGCTGCCGCTGGCCCGCCCCGCCCTGGTCTCCTTCGCCGTCATCCAGTTCCTCTGGGTGTGGAACGACCTCCTCGTGGCCCTGACGCTGTCGGGCGGGACGGCCGAGACCGCGCCGATGACGGTCAGACTGGCGAGCCTGGCCGGGACGTACGGCAACGAGTGGCAGCGGCTCACCGCAGGAGCCTTCGTGGCGGCGGCCGTCCCGCTGCTCGTCTTCTTCGCCCTCCGGCGGCACTTCGCACGGGGACTGCTCGCCGGATCGGTCAAGGGATGA